A stretch of Lathyrus oleraceus cultivar Zhongwan6 chromosome 6, CAAS_Psat_ZW6_1.0, whole genome shotgun sequence DNA encodes these proteins:
- the LOC127095313 gene encoding uncharacterized protein LOC127095313, translating into MRMISKTIIFSLLILMILPSTTYSQQQMSRKIIHSAKYVSEKFEVGPGEVANKALFDIEFPKGHIGVKSFDVDLIDEQGNSVPLYETYFHHWFAVKYIVAKGKNMSDDPNDPTGGPIYKRNDGTCNGGILPLYWGLGSESRGTVSNLPHPFAVELGNPANITEGWEERWLFSLMVIDTRGTKDRKSCTECRCDQFNLPENFYNVTPDIHGKPLSPEYKGGVFCCQNGFQCKLEEGFQAPRRKLALRYKITWVDWDQDHIPVRFYVLDSTDRVRTNGSETTHDCLAEYTIPENISNDPFHVQKASIPIEKGGYLIYGTAHMHTGVVNATLYGQDGRILCTSTPRYGTGTKAGNEKGYVIEMSVCYPKEGSIKIKDGEIMTVESRYKNEFTTGAMGHMYFYLADRLPHTT; encoded by the exons ATGAGGATGATCTCTAAAACAATTATTTTTTCATTATTAATACTGATGATCCTACCAAGCACAACTTACTCCCAACAACAAATGTCACGAAAAATTATCCATTCTGCAAAATATGTGTCTGAAAAGTTTGAAGTAGGACCCGGAGAAGTTGCGAATAAAGCATTGTTTGATATTGAGTTTCCAAAGGGCCATATTGGAGTCAAAAGCTTTGATGTTGATTTAATTGATGAACAAGGGAATTCTGTTCCATTGTATGAAACATACTTTCATCATTGGTTTGCTGTAAAATATATTGTAGCTAAGGGGAAGAATATGTCAGATGACCCTAATGATCCTACCGGGGGTCCCATTTACAAAAGAAATGATGGAACATGCAACGGAGGTATTCTTCCACTTTATTGGGGTTTAGGAAGTGAATCGCGAGGAACAGTTTCAAATCTTCCACATCCCTTTGCAGTTGAACTAGGTAACCCTGCAAATATTACAGAAGGATGGGAAGAGAGATGGTTATTTAGTCTCATGGTTATTGATACGCGTGGTACAAAAGATAGAAAAAGTTGCACTGAGTGTAGGTGTGACCAATTCAATCTTCCAGAGAATTTTTATAATGTGACGCCTGACATACATGGAAAACCATTGTCCCCCGAATATAAAGGAGGAGTCTTTTGTTGTCAAAATGGATTTCAATGCAAATTGGAAGAGGGGTTTCAAGCACCAAGGAGAAAGCTTGCTCTAAGATACAAAATAACTTGGGTGGATTGGGACCAAGATCATATTCCTGTTAGATTTTATGTACTTGATTCTACCGATCGAGTCAGAACAAATGGTTCTGAAACAACCCATGATTGTCTG GCAGAATATACTATTCCAGAAAACATTAGTAACGACCCTTTTCATGTTCAAAAAGCAAGCATCCCTATAGAAAAAGGTGGTTATCTTATTTACGGCACCGCTCATATGCATACAGGTGTTGTTAATGCAACACTATACGGACAG GACGGAAGAATATTGTGCACATCAACACCAAGATACGGAACTGGAACGAAAGCgggaaatgagaaaggttatGTTATTGAAATGTCAGTATGTTATCCTAAAGAAGGTTCAATCAAGATTAAGGATGGTGAAATTATGACCGTAGAATCTAGATATAAAAATGAATTTACCACTGGAGCTATGGGACATATGTACTTCTATTTGGCTGATCGATTACCACACACAACATAG